From Debaryomyces hansenii CBS767 chromosome C complete sequence, a single genomic window includes:
- a CDS encoding DEHA2C06446p (similar to CA0523|IPF4459 Candida albicans), which translates to MNTDEPLTSHVRPATDVVLTIRIVKSFPYRNVKNHILPSVNLKETTPSDLIKSLRNIINTTGGLRPYRNVTYDTLKIYTKAHGSKSMQLVINLDHDDDWVLLCEDTSNPIAGDGKSLYELEVENETEISMFNWSDYQEFKQNPEEKW; encoded by the coding sequence ATGAATACCGATGAACCCTTGACGTCACACGTCCGTCCTGCAACAGACGTAGTGCTCACTATTCGTATAGTGAAATCATTCCCCTACAGGAACGTCAAGAACCATATTCTACCATCGGTCAACTTGAAGGAAACCACTCCACTGGATTTAATAAAGTCTCTCCGCAACATCATAAACACTACTGGTGGTTTGAGACCATACCGTAACGTCACATACGACACCCTTAAGATCTACACCAAGGCCCATGGCTCCAAGTCGATGCAATTGGTTATAAACTTGGACCACGATGACGACTGGGTTTTGCTCTGCGAGGACACCTCCAACCCCATCGCCGGAGACGGAAAGTCCTTGTACGAGTTGGAGGTCGAGAACGAAACCGAAATCAGCATGTTCAATTGGTCCGACTACCAGGAATTCAAGCAAAACCCCGAAGAAAAATGGTAg
- a CDS encoding DEHA2C06468p (similar to CA2394|IPF6424 Candida albicans), with protein sequence MSSGDALPTLSDPDSYTTPAVTVPANNDNPYIVRHSNPSGTVFIAVGAIVGAIFLGFIFYHLIRSLTASRLAKKTLDGDKEMYEKYQNNNSTAYGGHGITASSTYNTESVAKLPLLSHHASRQHLGGFTGASGSQIGDTSTIYASETAAATSKHDLTKMFISPTAEVMSHNRTKSGHFGGSTNSLFGGSTSNLGNPSPATNRHSQLVPSLYINNETNNSDYSLNSHAQSQQGQPQQSQQQQQLNTPGKNNRRAIPSMYLEDLIDNE encoded by the coding sequence ATGAGTAGTGGTGACGCTTTACCGACTTTAAGTGATCCGGATTCATACACAACGCCGGCAGTTACTGTTCCTGccaataatgataatcCTTACATCGTAAGACATTCTAACCCTTCAGGTACAGTTTTTATTGCCGTTGGAGCTATTGTTGGGGCCATTTTCTTAGGATTCATATTTTACCATTTGATCAGATCATTAACAGCATCAAGATTAGCAAAGAAAACTTTGGATGGAGATAAGGAAATGTAcgaaaaatatcaaaataacaaTAGTACAGCGTACGGTGGTCATGGGATTACTGCTTCATCTACTTATAATACCGAGTCTGTGGCTAAATTACCATTATTATCTCATCATGCTAGCAGACAACACTTAGGTGGATTTACCGGCGCTAGTGGTTCTCAAATCGGAGATACTTCGACTATATATGCTTCAGAAACAGCTGCAGCTACGTCGAAGCATGATTTGACCAAGATGTTTATTTCGCCAACTGCTGAAGTCATGTCGCACAACAGAACAAAGTCAGGGCATTTTGGAGGCTCTACTAACTCATTATTTGGCGGTTCGACAAGCAATTTGGGAAACCCATCACCTGCCACTAATAGACACTCACAATTGGTACCCAGTTTGTACATCAACAACGAAACTAACAACAGTGATTACTCGCTTAATAGTCATGCACAATCGCAACAAGGTCAACCTCAACAGctgcaacaacaacagcaatTGAATACTCCAGGAAAGAATAACAGAAGAGCCATTCCTAGTATGTATCTTGaagatttaattgataatgaatgA
- a CDS encoding DEHA2C06490p (similar to uniprot|Q00245 Saccharomyces cerevisiae YIL118w RHO3 GTP-binding protein of the rho family), with amino-acid sequence MPLCGGGQNTIQRKIVILGDGACGKTSLLNVFTRGYFPQVYEPTVFENYVHDIFIDGQSVQLSLWDTAGQEEFDRLRSLSYSDTHCIMLCFSIDSPDSLENVQSKWVGEIADHCEGVKLVLVALKCDLRNNEDTDVDQNGGNAGGAEDESFNPYSQSSSNPYQQQKRLISYEEGLAVAKKVGALRYLECSAKKNRGVNEAFSEAARCALNAKPKGANDNEPEKKSCVIM; translated from the exons atGCCTCTTTGTGGCGGTGGTCAAAATACGA TTCAACGTAAAATAGTAATTCTAGGTGATGGTGCGTGTGGTAAGACGTCATTGTTGAATGTTTTCACAAGAGGGTACTTTCCACAGGTGTATGAACCTACTGTGTTCGAAAACTACGTACATGATATTTTCATAGATGGCCAATCGGTTCAATTATCCTTGTGGGATACGGCTGGACAGGAAGAATTTGACAGATTAAGATCGCTTTCGTACTCAGATACGCATTGTATCATGTTGTGTTTCTCTATAGATTCTCCAGACTCGTTAGAGAACGTCCAATCGAAATGGGTTGGTGAGATTGCAGACCATTGCGAGGGTGTCAAATTGGTGTTAGTGGCTTTAAAGTGTGATTTGAGAAATAACGAAGATACAGATGTGGACCAAAATGGAGGAAACGCAGGAGGGGCAGAAGATGAATCGTTCAACCCATATTCGCAATCGTCTTCAAATCCATACCAACAACAGAAACGATTAATAAGTTACGAAGAGGGCTTGGCTGTCGCCAAAAAAGTCGGTGCTTTGAGATACTTAGAATGCTCGGCCAAAAAGAATAGAGGTGTTAACGAGGCTTTCTCTGAAGCGGCTAGATGTGCTCTTAACGCCAAACCAAAAGGtgctaatgataatgaaccagaaaaaaaaagttgTGTTATAATGTAA
- a CDS encoding DEHA2C06512p (similar to CA0130|IPF4470 Candida albicans) — MSSNNSENDDLKEIWSLFQDSPEEIQQKRQQITKAINSNNKSFPSQISIVTAFDELLSCFALGGQVKNYYRYGSYSTCAEQREKIWFALKNGTFSSNLNEEIDYDISPKELEKRQNVQAFFKKRLLEEKAQGSSEDIWDAREKPLNQPFKEYK; from the coding sequence ATGAGCTCCAATAATAGcgaaaatgatgatttaaagGAAATATGGTCGTTATTCCAGGATAGTCCAGAAGAAATCCAACAAAAGCGTCAACAGATAACGAAAGCAATTAATTCCAACAATAAATCATTCCCAAGTCAAATTTCAATCGTTACAGCTTTTGACGAGTTATTACTGTGTTTTGCTTTAGGTGGACAGGTTAAAAACTATTACAGATATGGTTCGTATTCAACATGCGCAGAACAAAGAGAAAAAATCTGGTTTGCTTTGAAGAACGGGACATTCTCAAGTAATCTAAACGAGGAAATTGACTACGATATTAGTCCCAAGGAACTTGAAAAAAGACAAAATGTACAagcatttttcaaaaaaagattattgGAAGAGAAGGCCCAGGGAAGTTCAGAAGACATATGGGATGCGAGAGAAAAACCTCTAAATCAACCATTTAAGGAATATAAATAA
- a CDS encoding DEHA2C06556p (no similarity), which produces MGVTGDVNPIDIIGFFGGIGSELKLGKRDNSGRSIKINKNDTHIIQNF; this is translated from the coding sequence ATGGGAGTAACAGGTGATGTTAATCCTATAGATATTATAGGTTTTTTCGGTGGTATTGGAAGCGAATTAAAATTAGGTAAAAGAGATAATAGTGGTAGAtctataaaaataaataaaaatgatactCACATTATCCAAAACTTTTAA
- a CDS encoding DEHA2C06578p (similar to uniprot|Q04318 Saccharomyces kluyveri and uniprot|P05467 Kluyveromyces lactis Hypothetical) — translation MNINTKYYAAYIGDLAMYTSYNIDFYNLDDSEIKCIKHGILVNTEFACFIRKEYSGRDKYNFIKHWVSRIICFDQIKEPEMRVFKPFYLWITPVPKSNTFKSLLNNYSHLKYNVGKALIMYADDYNKFNKIYFEYDFEPELELFKSAALTCNEEVYNDQLEKAKKLGYFYIYLDMENEIVLEKPNKIDYKNINVELSFDISIYDFLKVDFITNNVNLPEFDSKRLEIFKEDYEEYENFDC, via the coding sequence atgaatatcAATACAAAATATTATGCAGCATACATAGGTGATTTGGCTATGTATACTAGctataatattgatttttaCAATTTAGATGATTCAGAAATTAAATGTATTAAACATGGTATATTAGTAAATACAGAATTTGCTTGTTTTATCCGTAAAGAATATCTGGGTAgagataaatataattttattaaacaTTGGGtttcaagaattatttgttttgatcAAATAAAGGAGCCAGAAATGAGAGTTTTTAAACCATTTTATTTGTGGATAACTCCAGTTCCTAAATCTAACACTTTTAAAAGTTTATTAAATAACTATAGTCATTTAAAGTATAATGTAGGCAAAGCTTTAATTATGTATGCAGATGAttacaataaatttaacaaaatatactttgaatatgattttgagccagaattggaattatttaaaagtGCAGCATTAACATGTAATGAAGAAGTTTATAATGACCAATTAGAAAAAGCAAAGAAGTTAGggtatttttatatttatttggatatggaaaatgaaattgtcTTAGAAAAAcctaataaaattgattataaaaatattaatgttGAATTAAGTTTTGATATATCtatttatgattttttaAAAGTAGATTTTATAACTAATAACGTAAATTTACCAGAATTTGATTCTAAAagattagaaatatttaaagaagattatgaagaatatgaaaattttgattgtTGA
- a CDS encoding DEHA2C06600p (some similarities with uniprot|P09806 Kluyveromyces lactis RF4 protein), translated as MYEYLLKTNYEFKIKNIIYLIHIHAYNGNFKDFYDLYKYFLENKSDKKYWDQEKYNHEEILRLNNFSILNLCIARGIMFNLNFAIEIYKSDLKFNRRIFTALTQKFIINNILVDSLIENFIPIYLWIPEIPNKETCLYLLNKYPEKYKYQIAIISIIKNWEDIYLKTDIKPEIFIVDLCQNLNRKNMYQDQIIKSKQHDGFYYIMDFSDEIYYTNTTKKFEKTSTDEVKNFILKDRNNDELDETTNTKMNERKLNFNEVTAYDPHELGIYNYSYLNIKEFEKSFLLSVYGNMVSYEYSRRTGDFDD; from the coding sequence ATGTATGAATATCTATTAAAAACTAATtatgaattcaaaataaagaatataatttatttaatacaCATTCATGCTTACAATGGtaattttaaagattttTATGACTTATACAAGTACTttttagaaaataaatcagaTAAAAAATATTGGGATCAGgaaaaatataatcatgaagaaatattaagattaaataatttttctatattaaATCTTTGTATAGCTAGAGGTATCATGTTTAACTTGAATTTCGCTATCGAGATATATAAATCAGATTTAAAATTCAACAGAAGAATTTTTACTGCATTAActcaaaaatttataattaataatattctagttgattctttaattgaaaactttATTCCAATATATCTATGGATACCTGAAATTCctaataaagaaacatGTTTATATTTACTAAACAAATATcctgaaaaatataaatatcaaatagCTATAATaagtataataaaaaactgggaagatatatatttaaaaacaGATATAAAACCAGAAATTTTTATAGTTGATTTATGtcaaaatttaaatagAAAAAACATGTATCAAgatcaaatcattaaaaGTAAACAACATGATggattttattatattatggATTTTTCtgatgaaatttattatactaATACAACTAAAAAATTCGAGAAAACTTCTACAGATGAAgttaaaaattttattcttaaagatagaaataatgatgaacTTGATGAAACTACTAATACTAAAATgaatgaaagaaaattaaactttAATGAAGTTACAGCATACGATCCTCATGAATTaggaatatataattatagcTACTTAAAcataaaagaatttgaaaaatcgtTTCTTTTAAGTGTATATGGAAATATGGTATCATATGAATATAGTAGAAGAACTGGAGATTTCGATGACTAA
- a CDS encoding mitochondrial 54S ribosomal protein YmL10/YmL18 (similar to uniprot|P36520 Saccharomyces cerevisiae YNL284c MRPL10 Mitochondrial ribosomal protein of the large subunit) encodes MFNIGQSFKLKAFSGSSLLTSFRNISYLGKLEPFEGAVTQYKRLGRGPASGKGKTSGRGQKGQKARGKVPKWYEGGQTPFYKRFPIIGFKRPHRKIYHDINLERIQDFWNTGRIPLNPGETLTIKVMKDCGIISGTLKDGAKILANGKEDYNVPLSIEASKASLSAIRAIENLEQKFTAVYHSELGLKAHVDPDYFYLRKGYLPLQARPTHRRDIGYYSNPDKRGYLLENKSILLDHMGQESSARRNVRKSELAKQLESASNKTSSDFAQSSEISVADL; translated from the coding sequence ATGTTCAATATAGGCCAGTCATTCAAGCTCAAGGCTTTTTCTGGGTCTAGCTTGCTTACTAGTTTCCGTAATATTTCATACTTAGGGAAATTAGAACCATTCGAGGGAGCTGTAACGCAATATAAAAGACTCGGTAGAGGTCCAGCTTCAGGGAAAGGTAAAACTTCAGGAAGAGGTCAAAAAGGTCAAAAAGCTAGAGGTAAGGTTCCTAAATGGTACGAAGGTGGTCAAACCCCATTTTACAAGAGATTCCCAATTATTGGTTTCAAGAGACCACATAGGAAAATCTATCATGATATTAATTTGGAAAGGATTCAGGATTTCTGGAATACGGGTAGAATTCCTTTAAATCCGGGCGAGACTTTGACTATAAAGGTTATGAAGGACTGTGGCATAATTAGCGGTACTTTGAAAGATGGCGCTAAGATATTAGCTAATGGAAAAGAGGACTACAATGTTCCCTTAAGTATTGAAGCATCGAAGGCATCTTTGTCTGCTATAAGAGCTATTGAAAACCTTGAGCAAAAATTTACGGCCGTTTATCATTCCGAACTTGGTTTAAAGGCACACGTAGACCCAGATTACTTTTACTTGAGAAAAGGTTATTTGCCGCTTCAAGCTAGACCCACTCATAGAAGAGACATCGGATACTACTCCAACCCTGATAAAAGAGGATATttacttgaaaataaatctaTTTTGTTAGATCATATGGGACAAGAGAGCTCTGCCAGAAGAAATGTTCGTAAAAGTGAATTGGCTAAGCAATTAGAGTCAGCTTCGAACAAGACCTCTTCTGATTTTGCTCAATCATCGGAAATTAGTGTAGCTGATTTATAA
- a CDS encoding DEHA2C06644p (similar to CA0520|IPF4466 Candida albicans), whose amino-acid sequence MYIWNTISIVTDYNKVDDIQIWSNTEGDSKLGANALKSNDSFRVISYVKCELIPIYLLISKPLRIYSNNEKTAEFFKKELIQFSVNYDHIGLMIKNETDENLFLVLYVESNSGDLQIKCIVIDFSILEKVHQAIESDNSPINTSSFINLESSIIIPKSSNTSIFDKVLSGKGRRSKSNSFIMPSTSIAKRPATQLSSSVLTTNDQITQAVSKVILSGLRIRGLNLNSTNQSTNEKIAIKEVYKMTYKSTMFSLRKFNYGFNQESSKSSKNGHVELNDIQDIVEKLLQVFVDIDDLVSSNSTPKPF is encoded by the coding sequence atgtatatatggAACACTATATCAATAGTTACAGATTATAATAAAGTTGACGATATTCAGATATGGAGCAATACAGAAGGTGATAGCAAGTTAGGTGCAAACGCGTTGAAGTCCAATGACAGTTTTAGAGTCATAAGTTACGTCAAATGTGAATTGATACCCATTTATTTACTTATTAGCAAACCTTTAAggatatattcaaataacgAAAAGACAGCTGAGTTTTTTAAAAAGGAATTAATACAATTTTCAGTCAATTATGACCACATAGGACTAATGATAAAGAATGAGACAGATGAAAACTTATTCCTAGTTTTATATGTGGAGAGTAATTCAGGTGATCTACAGATAAAATGTATTGTTATTGATTTCAGCATACTAGAAAAAGTGCATCAAGCGATTGAAAGCGACAATAGTCCAATAAATACAAGTTCGTTTATAAATTTGGAGAGTTCCATTATCATTCCGAAGTCTTCAAATACAAGCATATTCGACAAAGTACTATCTGGGAAAGGGCGGAGGCTGAAATCGAACCTGTTTATAATGCCTAGCACATCGATTGCGAAGCGTCCTGCAACAcaattatcttcttctgtcTTAACGACAAATGACCAAATAACTCAGGCAGTTAGCAAAGTCATATTATCTGGTTTGAGGATACGAGGGTTGAATTTAAATAGTACCAACCAGTCTACCAACGAAAAAATTGCCATAAAGGAGGTATACAAGATGACGTACAAGTCAACTATGTTCTCGTTGCGAAAATTCAACTATGGGTTTAATCAAGAGCTGCTGAAATCTAGCAAAAATGGCCATGTGGAATTAAATGACATTCAGGATATAGTTGAAAAGTTATTGCAAGTATTTGTGGACATTGATGATCTAGTATCATCGAATTCGACACCCAAGCCCTTTTAA
- a CDS encoding DEHA2C06666p (highly similar to uniprot|P19454 Saccharomyces cerevisiae YOR061w CKA2), producing the protein MSVNTRVYSVARVYADANSNRPTEYWDYETHKIEWGQIKNYEIISKIGRGKYSEVFQGINIYNDEPCVIKVLKPVKMKKIYREVKILKNLTGGPNVIGLLDIVRDESSKIPALIFEKVNNVDFRVLYPKFTISDIQYYFTQLLIALDYSHSMGIIHRDVKPQNIMIDPLTKKLRLIDWGLAEFYHSGMDYNVRVASRYHKGPELLVNLQQYDYSLDLWSVGCMLAAIIFKKEPFFRGDSNNDQLVQIAKVLGTKDLLNYVNKYGIKLSDEYDSILGNYPRKPWSQFINSDNQHLISEEIVDFIDKLLTYDHQLRPTAKEAMDHPFFTMKCN; encoded by the coding sequence ATGAGTGTAAATACAAGAGTCTACTCAGTAGCGAGAGTTTACGCTGATGCTAATAGTAATAGACCGACTGAATATTGGGATTATGAAACTCATAAAATAGAATGGGGtcaaattaaaaattatgaaattatcaGTAAAATAGGTAGAGGAAAATACTCCGAAGTGTTTCAaggaattaatatttacaatGACGAACCATGCGTTATAAAAGTGTTGAAGCCggtaaaaatgaagaaaatttatCGTGAAgttaaaattttaaaaaatttgacGGGTGGCCCTAATGTTATAGGATTGCTTGATATTGTCAGGGACGAGCTGTCGAAGATACCTgcattaatttttgaaaaggtTAATAATGTTGATTTCCGTGTCTTGTATCCTAAGTTTACGATAAGTGACATCCAATATTACTTCACACAGCTCTTGATAGCTTTGGACTATTCACATTCGATGGGTATAATCCATCGTGATGTCAAACCGCAAAATATCATGATTGATCCATTAACCAAGAAGTTGAGATTAATCGATTGGGGTTTAGCAGAATTCTATCATTCAGGTATGGACTACAACGTAAGAGTTGCTTCGAGATATCATAAAGGACCAGAATTATTGGTCAACTTGCAACAATATGATTATTCTTTGGACTTGTGGTCTGTTGGATGCATGCTTGCTGcaattatcttcaaaaagGAGCCATTTTTCAGAGGTGATTCTAATAACGATCAATTGGTACAAATTGCAAAAGTCTTGGGTACAAAGGATTTATTGAACTATGTTAATAAATACGGCATAAAATTGAGCGATGAGTACGACAGCATCCTAGGTAACTATCCTCGAAAACCTTGGTCCCAGTTTATCAATTCCGATAACCAACATTTAATATCCGAAGAAATAGTTGATTTTATCGATAAATTGTTAACATACGACCACCAATTAAGACCTACTGCAAAGGAGGCCATGGACCATCCTTTCTTCACCATGAAGTGTAATTAA
- a CDS encoding DEHA2C06688p (weakly similar to CA0522|IPF4463 Candida albicans): MSHATNQEGSNDWVALQHKTMTRWINSKIEEEITDLQYDLSDGLVLVKLINKIIVEIADKNPQAKLYSLHPVYKKPTFMLQKYENVNDFLQFVQVVLKINICNISADNIVEGNLKLILGLIWSIFIFATTNSMPSSSDGTSFVKVKQILLEWVNLIVRKKGLNQVTNFDRDWSLEINRPDLIFLGILDYYLPIEVPVEPYSKRLQNMNKIFEIAKTVSIPQLADSEDFTLFVPEEKCIVTYVLEWFKVFQLGTKFDSSKDNSTETAGVFGVENKDVVETVNDLSEKLQEPCIPVHSPEPLNAKKNKVVLDRFIETIVSSARQKQKYENKSLLLCNRTNMIISKIVRNTYYFNDFSIDYLIDSLDEFFTMFSNAYNCMDGSFSSNIKKALHRFATIKIKFKILIEILEEFESYRSDTKTMLMYNNLPELKKISMDIQNSLNSIGVTTVYKPPPSLSLSSCVDNISELTGSNEQKFVKLAKKGIKKLQTSPLKRINDYLKIVEKNLNDAEQSDMHRAQRPMIVHSLDSIDYLINISHNLDYFSRNLEINQSTSGLKSLLESSIDSQHTLAEPNYNVYKAFKSITSNRTHLSEAELTNLLHASVTHKFMNSKSNKVLSFMKLIPNIDLSTDRSDISFAISYASDESDDNNSLFDGLQKSKHNDDRAYDIGGFIERLDNGFQI; the protein is encoded by the coding sequence ATGTCACACGCAACTAATCAAGAAGGGTCTAATGATTGGGTTGCTTTGCAACATAAAACCATGACAAGATGGATAAATTCCAAGATAGAGGAAGAAATTACTGACTTACAGTATGACTTACTGGATGGGTTGGTATTAgttaaattaatcaataagATAATCGTGGAGATAGCAGATAAAAATCCCCAGGCTAAGCTATATTCTTTGCATCCGGTCTATAAAAAACCAACCTTCATGCTACAGAAATATGAGAACGTTAatgattttcttcaattcgTCCAAGTTGTGTTAAAGATCAACATTTGTAATATTAGTGCTGATAATATAGTTGAAGGAAATCTCAAGCTTATTTTGGGACTTATATGgtcaatttttattttcgCTACCACCAATTCCATGCCAAGTTCTAGTGATGGAACCTCGTTTGTCAAGGTTAAGCAAATACTCCTTGAGTGGGTGAATTTAATCGTTCGTAAAAAGGGCTTAAACCAAGTGACCAATTTCGATAGAGACTGGTCGTTGGAGATAAATAGACCCgatttgatatttcttGGTATATTGGATTACTACTTACCGATAGAAGTACCCGTTGAGCCATACTCCAAAAGGTTACAAAATATGAACaagatatttgaaatagCAAAAACAGTGAGCATACCGCAGTTGGCTGATTCAGAAGACTTCACTTTATTTGTTCCCGAAGAGAAATGTATCGTTACCTACGTGTTAGAGTGGTTTAAAGTCTTTCAATTGGGGACTAAGTTTGATAGCTCCAAAGATAACAGCACCGAAACTGCTGGAGTCTTCGGCGTGGAGAATAAAGATGTAGTTGAGACAGTGAACGATTTATCTGAAAAACTACAGGAACCATGTATTCCTGTCCACAGCCCTGAACCCTtgaatgcaaaaaaaaataaagttGTCCTTGATAGATTCATTGAAACAATAGTTAGTTCGGCTCGACAGAAACAAAAGTATGAAAACAAGTCATTACTTTTATGTAATAGAACGAACAtgattatttcaaagatCGTGAGAAACACATATTACTTTAACGATTTTTCTATCGACTATCTTATTGATTCCTTGGATGAGTTTTTTACTATGTTTTCTAACGCTTATAATTGCATGGATGGGAGCTTCAGTAGTAACATAAAGAAAGCACTTCACAGGTTTGCGacaataaaaattaaattcaaaatattgattgaaattttggaagaatttgaaagcTATAGATCAGATACCAAGACCATGTTAATGTATAACAACCTACCTGagttaaagaaaatatcgATGGATATACAGAATAGTTTAAACTCGATAGGTGTAACTACCGTGTATAAACCACCCCCAAGCTTATCACTATCGTCATgtgttgataatatttcagaGTTGACTGGATCAAATGAACAAAAATTCGTAAAATTGGCAAAAAAAGGTATTAAAAAACTACAAACTTCACCTTTAAAGCGAATcaatgattatttgaagattgtTGAGAAGAATCTAAACGATGCTGAACAAAGTGACATGCATAGAGCTCAAAGACCGATGATTGTTCACAGCTTAGATTCAATTGACTATTTAATCAATATATCACACAATTTGGATTATTTTTCACgaaatttggaaataaatcaatcaaCTTCTGGCTTGAAATCTTTATTGGAATCATCTATTGACAGTCAGCACACATTGGCTGAACCAAATtataatgtatataaaGCATTCAAATCCATAACAAGCAATCGAACGCATTTATCAGAGGCAGAGTTAACAAATCTTTTACATGCATCCGTGACCCACAAATTTATGAATTCCAAATCAAACAAAGTTTTATCATTCATGAAACTTATCCCGAATATTGATTTGAGTACAGATAGAAGTGATATTAGCTTTGCTATACTGTATGCATCGGATGAAAGCGATGATAATAACTCCTTGTTTGACGGATTACAAAAAAGTAAACACAACGATGATAGAGCTTATGATATTGGAGGCTTTATAGAAAGGCTCGACAATGggtttcaaatttaa